In Sphaeramia orbicularis chromosome 10, fSphaOr1.1, whole genome shotgun sequence, the following proteins share a genomic window:
- the LOC115427280 gene encoding eukaryotic peptide chain release factor subunit 1: MADDPSAADRNVEIWKIKKLIKSLEAARGNGTSMISLIIPPKDQISRVAKMLADEFGTASNIKSRVNRLSVLGAITSVQQRLKLYNKVPPNGLVVYCGTIVTEEGKEKKVNIDFEPFKPINTSLYLCDNKFHTEALTALLSDDSKFGFIVIDGSGALFGTLQGNTREVLHKFTVDLPKKHGRGGQSALRFARLRMEKRHNYVRKVAETAVQLFVSNDKVNVAGMVLAGSADFKTELSQSDMFDPRLQAKVLKLVDISYGGENGFNQAIELSAEVLSNVKFIQEKKLIGRYFDEISQDTGKYCFGVEDTLKALEMGAVEILIVYENLDTMRYILRVHGAESNGAENDEKTLYLTPEQEKDKSHFTDKETGQEHELIESMPLLEWFANNYKKFGATLEIVTDKSQEGSQFVKGFGGIGGILRYRVDFQGMEYQGEDDEFFDLDDY, encoded by the exons ATGGCGGACGACCCCAGCGCGGCGGACAGGAACGTGGAGATATGGAAAATCAAGAAGCTGATCAAAAGTTTGGAAGCAGCCCGTGG TAATGGCACCAGTATGATCTCCCTGATCATCCCTCCAAAGGACCAGATATCCAGAGTGGCCAAGATGTTGGCGGATGAGTTTGGAACTGCTTCCAACATCAAGAGCCGAGTCAACAGGCTCTCTGTACTTGGGGCCATCACCTCCGTACAGCAAAGACTAAAATTGTACAATAAGG TGCCACCCAATGGCTTGGTTGTGTACTGTGGTACCATTGTGACAGAGGAAGGCAAGGAGAAGAAAGTCAATATTGACTTTGAGCCTTTTAAGCCAATCAACACCTCCTTGTACCTCTGTGACAACAAGTTCCACACTGAG GCATTGACAGCTCTGCTCTCTGATGATAGTAAGTTTGGCTTCATTGTGATTGATGGAAGTGGGGCACTTTTTGGCACACTGCAGGGCAACACCAGAGAGGTGCTGCACAAGTTCACTGTGGACCTACCTAAAAAGCACG GCAGAGGAGGACAGTCAGCTCTGCGTTTTGCTCGTCTGAGAATGGAGAAGAGACATAACTATGTGCGAAAAGTAGCTGAGACGGCTGTCCAGCTCTTTGTGTCCAATGACAAAGTCAATGTGGCAGGAATGGTCCTGGCTGGGTCTGCCGATTTCAAAACCGAGCTCAGCCAGTCTGACATGTTTGACCCa aGGTTACAGGCCAAGGTGCTGAAGCTGGTTGACATCTCCTATGGAGGAGAGAATGGTTTCAACCAGGCAATAGAGCTCTCAGCAGAAGTTCTTTCTAATGTCAAGTTCATCCAGGAGAAGAAGCTCATAG GGCGGTACTTTGATGAAATCAGTCAGGATACGGGGAAGTACTGTTTTGGTGTGGAAGACACACTCAAAGCCCTGGAGATGGGAGCAGTGGAGATCCTCATAGTCTACGAGAACTTAGACACCATGCGTTACATTCTACGTGTGCATGGGGCAGAGAGCAACGGAGCAGAAAATG ATGAAAAGACTTTGTACTTAACGCCAGAACAAGAAAAAGACAAGTCTCACTTCACAGACAAGGAG ACGGGGCAGGAACATGAGCTGATCGAGAGCATGCCACTGTTGGAGTGGTTCGCTAACAACTATAAGAAATTTGGAGCCACGCTGGAGATAGTCACAGACAAGAGCCAGGAAGGGTCTCAGTTCGTTAAGGGCTTTGGAGGCATTGGGG GTATCTTGCGGTACAGGGTGGATTTCCAGGGCATGGAGTACCAAGGAGAGGACGATGAGTTCTTTGATTTGGATGACTACTAG